Proteins found in one Micropterus dolomieu isolate WLL.071019.BEF.003 ecotype Adirondacks linkage group LG10, ASM2129224v1, whole genome shotgun sequence genomic segment:
- the LOC123977812 gene encoding interphotoreceptor matrix proteoglycan 2-like isoform X3 → MRPDSGVKTEAVGSGRLVELLKTSAQSEGLEFEARRRSKRSVFLHSGVRICPQETINEVLASHQAYYQLRVCQEAVWEAFRIFFDRIPGTAEYQKWVHTCHQESLCISDLGKNFSSSEEHMSMIHRRMNQRTDGRTPSRVVTPKQTIPEIAGAEVQTAAPTAAPPASTTSTTVLLSPARASPSPALDPTQPAEELEEDLELPNVVPESPVEQIVEFSIDLVDPGYRELLDDPDSPQYIDLAHHLQDQMQHVFDKLPGYKAIRVLGIRPGGISVHYSLVFEINSPKINSENSETATGTPGSSSVVNAGLREIVTKALREDASLPIDLDSLNFEPAANRLPALTSTSSVEVVIEPSEPDSHNEFEVFTDEPEVDKPRLVVPLTPMEKENALVTLLDPTAIPDDEMTAVTGGMSESSDHSPASKDMTDESEAIYVSEPEPSNEEGEEEELLIITHEIKTIHHDETGELVRDYTPTTLAILEQETDAPYGSLSPNQISEEDLTPVEEDGGNPIIDVVTPTRQIVLTTAPAGEELSDLGLPITTLSGITGQPPTEQIVNLEEDEEVNALPDEEGADLGVLEPHDLVEVLKPEVQDVSDLETEVEYLEPERELVVEPDEEVLGVLQPTPEQFEVTETWEWNYGKDPDIEEVSEPEEEVEEVSEPEEEVEEVSEPEEVSEPEEEVEEVSEPEEVSEPEEEVEEVSEPEEEVEEVSEPEEEVEDVSEPEEEVEEVSEPEEESVVENQEEVVASEPEEIEGKELDKVSEPVEVLETKGSKPEEEPDDSAVELFKEEGLEEGVDVLQLEKEIPGEVIEEGLFEVTYPVPQPEKDEEVSEEAEEESELGRDVDEFTEQEDEMVGPGRSEEIVPEVSEETAPEVPEERVPEVSEETVPEVPEKTVPEVPELEAEVVEKEAVDVKPVEEEVTEVPELEDEVVESQEEVVEISKVEEDVVETPEPGEGVVDVLEPAPEPESGPEQEGHVTKVTEPEDGVVKAAESEEEPDKVSEPSEEVVEVVEIAPQPGKDVAEVPDVLQPEEDVQLVEDMVAVPVLEKEPMDILEPQPPPEAGKEGADVFDEKQEEVVENPVPASEPVEGADHVLPPAEDLPGVSEPESEEEVVVDVPEPEEPPAESIKILRPLDGRGDLHFGEDSVEDNEFLPPVRPDYHRPNEEDNLSNIPIDIQPSEEDVGEPDHEYTIIDDFYIEEEVDGVDAQVESDTGAVKSSETSKGALPFETTSDIAEVTAPDRHDTSEDSEVIEDLPEETQERDISVTAAPDSDFFPTPPATSTDAFEVSSPGLTIDSGLFEVAEQSVIPSAPESSEDDSTEPEAESEQSEPAVVIIDEDLEEAVQKGGESQTNPPTAAEDAVDEAVKDLAVELDQTDVTATEANELPDEASGSLPVAEERTTVGVTAPPPVRYLTTPSMTTATQGRELVVFFSLRVTNLNFSEDLFNKTSSEYRSLENTFLDVVNISVCPILWLVDQIPAKLKTFPSASAVLSV, encoded by the exons TTTGTCAGGAGGCCGTGTGGGAGGCGTTCAGGATCTTCTTCGACAGGATCCCCGGGACGGCGGAGTACCAGAAATGGGTTCACACGTGTCACCAGGAGTCGCTCTGCATCTCTGACCTCGGCAAAAACTTCAGCAGCTCCGAGGAGCACATGAGCATGATTCACAGG agGATGAACCAGAGGACAGACGGGAGGACTCCATCACG AGTGGTGACACCGAAACAGACGATCCCTGAGATAGCAG GTGCAGAGGTTCAGACCGCCGCCCCGACAGCGGCCCCACCGGCTTCCACCACGAGCACCACCGTCCTCCTCAGCCCTGCGAGAGCCTCTCCAAGCCCCGCCCTCGATCCGACCCAGCCAGCAGAGGAGCTCGAGGAG GACTTGGAGCTTCCTAACGTGGTCCCTGAGAGTCCTGTGGAGCAGATCGTGGAGTTCAGTATCGACCTGGTGGATCCGGGTTACAGAGAGCTGCTGGACGATCCAGACTCCCCTCAGTACATCGACCTGGCTCACCACCTGCAGGACCAG ATGCAGCACGTCTTTGACAAACTCCCAGGGTATAAAGCCATCCGTGTGCTGGGAATCAG GCCTGGAGGAATCTCGGTGCACTACTCCCTCGTCTTTGAGATTAATTCACCTAAAATTAACTCTGAGAATTCAGAGACGGCGACAGGCACCCCGGGGTCGTCATCAGTCGTCAACGCCGGCCTCAGGGAAATCGTGACCAAGGCTTTACGCGAGGACGCCTCGCTGCCAATCGATCTGGACTCACTGAACTTCGAACCAG CGGCAAACCGCCTACCAGCACTGACATCGACCTCTTCAGTAGAAGTAGTGATTGAG CCCAGTGAGCCTGATTCACACAACGAGTTTGAAGTTTTCACTGATGAGCCTGAAGTCGATAAACCCCGGCTGGTGGTTCCCCTCACGCCCATGGAGAAGGAAAATGCCCTTGTGACCCTGCTAGATCCCACGGCTATCCCAGATGATGAGATGACGGCGGTGACTGGTGGGATGTCGGAAAGCAGCGATCACTCCCCGGCCTCAAAGGATATGACTGATGAGTCAGAGGCAATTTATGTGAGTGAGCCCGAACCATCAAATGAAGaaggggaggaagaagaatTGCTTATCATTACACATGAGATTAAAACCATTCATCACGACGAAACTGGTGAACTTGTGAGAGACTACACTCCGACCACTCTTGCGATTCTAGAGCAGGAGACAGATGCTCCATATGGCAGTCTGTCTCCTAACCAGATATCAGAGGAAGACCTGACCCCTGTTGAGGAGGACGGTGGGAATCCAATCATTGATGTCGTTACCCCCACCAGACAGATTGTATTAACTACTGCCCCTGCTGGAGAGGAGCTGTCTGATTTGGGACTCCCAATCACAACACTTTCAGGCATCACAGGCCAACCGCCCACTGAGCAAATAGTGAACCTTGAAGAAGACGAAGAAGTTAATGCCCTTCCGGATGAGGAAGGAGCTGATCTGGGTGTCCTTGAACCTCACGACCTCGTTGAGGTTTTGAAACCAGAGGTGCAAGATGTTTCAGATTTGGAAACTGAAGTTGAATATTTGGAACCAGAGCGAGAGTTAGTGGTGGAACCCGATGAAGAAGTGCTCGGGGTTTTGCAGCCAACACCTGAACAATTTGAAGTTACTGAAACATGGGAATGGAATTATGGAAAAGATCCTGATATAGAAGAAGTTTCAGAGCCAGAGGAAGAAGTAGAGGAAGTTTCAGAGCCAGAGGAAGAAGTAGAGGAAGTTTCAGAGCCAGAGGAAGTTTCAGAGCCAGAGGAAGAAGTAGAGGAAGTTTCAGAGCCAGAGGAAGTTTCAGAGCCAGAGGAAGAAGTAGAGGAAGTTTCAGAGCCAGAGGAAGAAGTAGAGGAAGTTTCAGAGCCAGAGGAAGAAGTAGAGGACGTTTCAGAGCCAGAGGAAGAAGTAGAGGAAGTTTCAGAGCCAGAGGAAGAGTCAGTGGTAGAAAATCAAGAAGAGGTGGTAGCTTCAGAACCAGAAGAAATAGAGGGAAAGGAGCTTGACAAAGTTTCAGAACCAGTTGAGGTTTTAGAGACAAAAGGATCCAAACCAGAGGAAGAACCGGACGATAGTGCAGTTGAGCTTTTTAAAGAAGAAGGCTTGGAAGAGGGAGTAGATGTTTTGCAACTAGAAAAGGAAATTCCAGGAGAGGTAATAGAGGAAGGTCTGTTTGAGGTGACATATCCTGTTCCACAACCTGAGAAAGATGAAGAGGTTTCAGAAGAAGCAGAGGAAGAGTCAGAACTCGGTAGGGATGTAGATGAGTTTACGGAACAAGAAGACGAGATGGTTGGTCCTGGAAGATCAGAGGAAATAGTTCCTGAAGTCTCAGAGGAAACAGCACCTGAAGTTCCAGAGGAAAGAGTACCTGAAGTTTCCGAGGAAACGGTACCTGAAGTTCCTGAGAAAACAGTACCTGAAGTTCCTGAACTGGAAGCAGAGGTAGTGGAGAAGGAAGCAGTTGATGTGAAACCTGTAGAAGAGGAGGTCACTGAGGTTCCAGAACTAGAGGATGAGGTTGTAGAATCACAGGAGGAAGTGGTGGAGATTTCCAAAGTAGAAGAAGATGTTGTTGAAACTCCAGAGCCAGGTGAAGGTGTGGTTGACGTATTAGAACCAGCACCTGAACCAGAATCAGGGCCAGAACAGGAAGGGCATGTAACTAAAGTGACAGAACCAGAAGATGGGGTAGTTAAGGCTGCAGAATCAGAGGAGGAACCAGACAAGGTTTCAGAACCAAGTGAAGAAGTGGTAGAAGTTGTAGAGATAGCGCCACAACCAGGGAAAGATGTAGCAGAAGTACCAGATGTACTACAACCAGAGGAGGATGTACAATTAGTGGAAGACATGGTTGCAGTTCCAGTACTGGAGAAAGAACCTATGGACATTCTGGAACCGCAACCTCCACCAGAAGCTGGAAAAGAGGGAGCTGATGTTTTTGATGAAAAACAAGAGGAGGTAGTTGAGAATCCAGTGCCAGCATCAGAACCAGTTGAAGGCGCAGATCATGTTTTGCCACCAGCAGAAGACTTACCCGGGGTTTCCGAACCAGAATCGGAAGAGGAAGTAGTAGTTGACGTCCCAGAACCAGAGGAGCCGCCAGCCGAATCAATTAAAATCCTTCGCCCCTTGGACGGCAGGGGAGATCTTCACTTTGGAGAGGATTCTGTTGAAGATAACGAGTTCCTTCCACCGGTCAGACCGGACTATCACCGGCCAAATGAGGAAGATAACTTATCCAACATACCAATAGACATCCAACCTTCTGAAGAAGATGTAGGCGAACCCGACCACGAATATACCATCATTGATGACTTTTACATTGAGGAGGAGGTTGATGGTGTAGACGCACAAGTGGAGAGTGACACTGGTGCCGTCAAGAGCTCAGAAACATCAAAGGGTGCTCTGCCATTTGAAACAACCTCTGATATTGCAG AGGTGACGGCTCCAGACAGGCACGACACATCAGAGGACTCTGAAGTCATAGAGGACTTGCCGGAGGAGACACAGGAAAGAGACATCAGTGTAACAGCAGCACCGGATTCAGACTTCTTCCCTACACCTCCGGCTACTTCTACGGATGCGTTTGAAGTGTCCTCACCCGGCCTAACTATAGACTCTGGACTCTTTGAGGTAGCGGAGCAATCTGTAATCCCCTCCGCTCCCGAGTCTTCAGAGGATGATAGCACAGAGCCAGAGGCAGAGTCGGAGCAAAGTGAGCCAGCTGTTGTCATTATCGATGAAGACTTGGAAGAGGCAGTGCAGAAAGGAGGCGAAAGCCAAACCAACCCACCGACAGCTGCTGAAGACGCCGTTGACGAGGCTGTGAAGGACCTGGCGGTGGAGTTGGATCAAACGGACGTAACGGCCACAGAGGCAAACGAGCTGCCGGACGAGGCGAGTGGTTCCCTACCTGTGGCTGAGGAACGCACAACTGTCGGCGTCACCGCCCCGCCTCCGGTGAGATACCTGACCACACCTTCCATGACCACGGCCACCCAGGGCAGGGAGCTGGTGGTGTTCTTCAGCCTGCGCGTCACCAACTTGAACTTCTCCGAGGACCTCTTCAACAAGACGTCTTCCGAGTACAGATCCCTGGAGAACACCTTCTTAGACGTG GTCaatatttcagtttgtccaatactttggttggttgaccaaatacctgcaaagctaaagacattcccatcagcctcagctgtacttagTGTTTAG